The Pirellulimonas nuda genome includes a region encoding these proteins:
- a CDS encoding DUF58 domain-containing protein: MLPREIIKKIRRIQIHTTHIVDELLAGQWDSAFRGSGVEFEEVRPYQFGDDVRTIDWNVTARTGHPFVKLFREEREMAVMLLVDQSASQGIGSHWQTKREQVAELSATLAFSAIKGNDRVGLTLFTDGVEKFVPPRKGARHVLRLIRELLYCDPVGAGTSLSKALDHLNRTMSRRTVVFVISDFQDAGYERALKAARGKHDIIPVVVADRRELTMPNVGLVRLRDAETGQTVTLDTFSRANRRAYEQQARRCMEQRDALFRRLSLDPIHVYTGEDFVEPLRRFFHRRENRR; encoded by the coding sequence ATGCTGCCACGCGAAATCATCAAGAAGATCCGCCGGATCCAGATCCATACGACGCACATCGTCGACGAGCTCCTGGCCGGGCAGTGGGACTCGGCGTTCCGCGGCAGCGGCGTTGAGTTCGAGGAGGTGCGTCCGTACCAGTTTGGCGACGACGTGCGGACCATCGATTGGAACGTCACCGCCCGCACCGGTCACCCGTTCGTGAAGCTCTTCCGAGAAGAGCGCGAGATGGCGGTGATGCTGCTGGTGGACCAGAGCGCCTCGCAGGGGATCGGCTCGCACTGGCAGACCAAGCGTGAGCAGGTGGCCGAGCTCAGCGCCACGCTGGCGTTCTCTGCGATCAAGGGCAACGACCGCGTGGGGCTGACGCTGTTCACCGACGGGGTTGAGAAGTTCGTCCCCCCGCGCAAGGGCGCCCGCCACGTGCTGCGGCTGATCCGCGAGCTGCTGTACTGCGACCCCGTGGGCGCCGGCACCAGCCTTTCCAAGGCGTTGGACCACCTCAACCGCACGATGTCGCGGCGCACGGTGGTGTTCGTGATCAGCGATTTTCAGGACGCCGGCTACGAGCGGGCGCTCAAGGCGGCCCGCGGCAAGCACGACATCATCCCCGTGGTGGTGGCCGACCGGCGCGAGCTGACGATGCCCAACGTCGGCCTGGTGCGGCTGCGCGACGCAGAGACCGGCCAGACGGTGACGCTCGACACCTTCAGCCGCGCCAACCGCCGGGCGTACGAGCAGCAGGCCCGCCGCTGTATGGAGCAGCGGGACGCGTTGTTTCGCCGGCTGAGCCTCGACCCGATCCACGTCTACACGGGAGAAGACTTCGTCGAGCCGCTGCGGCGTTTCTTCCACCGCCGGGAGAACCGACGATGA